The sequence below is a genomic window from Hippocampus zosterae strain Florida chromosome 7, ASM2543408v3, whole genome shotgun sequence.
GTTCCTCTTCCATATGTGCCAACGTCTCCCCGCCATGCTCGTCCGTATTCCCGGTCCAGCACATTCAGCCATGGATAAAGGACTCTGAACCCACCACCGAATATTAGCCCGCTCGTCCTCGCTTTCACCTAGCGCCGCTATGGGTCTTTATTGCAGGAAGTTAAACTACTACTAATTAACAGCCACATTTTTGCTCTCGTTTTTGTTTACAAATCTGCCGAAAACCGGTTGACAGTGGGGTTTGCCTCTTAAAATGATGGGTTCATGAACAAAGAACAAGGAGATGTAGTCCTTATTGTATCTCCCATCCGCCACCTTGCaaaatacaaaccaaaaaaacgttAAAATGACTTGATATGGTGTTTGGTACGAAGACCTGTTTCAGTTTTTAGTTGTAGAGTGGCTAGTTCACGAACTTGGTCAGCGCGCCATCGACTACAAGCGCAACCtccaaaaaattaataaagcGAGCAGGTCAAAAAGGAAAGTTGACACATCGCATCTGATGATGGGGGATCCAACCACGCGACGAAACCAAACCAGAAATCGTCTCCGCGCACAGCTGCGGAAGAAACGGGAATCATTGGCCGATCAGTTCGATTTCAAGATTTACATCGCCTTTGTTTTCAAGGACAAGGTCTGTGGGCGTACAACAAACAACGTCCAAATGTTTGATCTCAACGTCACCCGTTTATTTGGCTGttctcacagaaaaaaaagtcggcgCTCTTCGAGGTGGCCGAAGTGGTGCCGGTGATGACGAACAACTACGAGGACGACATCCTGCGAGGCGTGCGAGATTCCCGCTACTCCCTGGAGAGTTCAATAGAGCTCCTGCACAAGGATGTGGTGCAGCTCCATGCCCCCCGATACCAGTCCATGCGAAGGGTACGCTCACACTAGAGTGAACCAACTATTGGCAGGGGTTCTTAACCAAGCTAAGGtgccaatttgaaaaaaaaagttcaaatcttcaaacccccccccccccctccataatTGCCAGTTTAAATATTTTGAACTCTGATGATGACACAACTTTGTGATCATACCAGTTGGCTCTTACCGTTTTACTTCTTTGCAAATTTGGACCTGGCTGCATACTTTGGAGAAAAACATGCAGTGATGCAGCGGTGGGATTTTCACTCTATTGCAGGACGTGATTGGCTGCACGCAGGAGATGGACTTCATCCTTTGGCCACGCAACGACATCGAGAAGATCGTCTGTCTGCTCTTCTCCAGATGGAAGGGAGCCGACGATGAGCCTTTCAGGCCCATTCAGGTCAGAACCTGACACGCGGAGCAGTGGCAGCAGGGATGCGCTGGAACGTCCTAAGATTACCCCCGGGAAACAAATGTTGAATATTCTGAGGGTCAAGTTGGAAAATTTTGACAAAACAAtgcatggcatttttttttttagggttgcgggggtagTTCCCACATACATGCAAAATGTGAATTATGGATGCCACATCAGTGTGCGGGCGCTTCTCAAGGCATCTCGTTATTTCAGGCCAAGTTTGAGTTCCAGCACGGCGACTACGAGAAGCAGTGCTTGCACGCGCTCACTCGCAAGGACAAAGCTGGATTGATCATGAACAACCCCGCACAGTCAGTCTTTCTCTTCATGGACCGACACCACCTACAGGTCAGCTACCACCACCGCGAAGCTTCCGATTTTtatgagggtggggggtgggggggtaatcTAGATTAAGCCACGTGATTAATGGTGCACATCTTAATTCTCGTTTTTGGGTGTTGGCAGGGTGTTAAAAGCAAGGCGACGGTGCTGAAGCTGTGCAGCCTGTGCTTGCACCTCCCCCAGGACCAGCTGACTTGCTGGGGCATGGGCGATGTCGAGGACCACCTCAGACCTTACATGCCCGACTAGGCTTCTTCCCAAGCGGGggaaatgccccccccacccccacctcccaatCCTCCATCCCTCTCTGTCCTGCCTTCAGAAGCCATTTTGATGTTCTCATTCTCCCCCCTCTTCTTCCTCGTCCTCTCTCCCTAGACCTCCCACCCTCCACGCCCCATTCCCGCTCagtcatccattttgttttccgtCAACCTGCACGAACATTGATTTGGAGTGATAGGTCGCTGTGGCCGTCACGGCGGCAGGCGGGAACTCTTTTATGTtggaagagggagagagaaatacGGACATGTCGTTTAATCCTTGTTGTCACAGGAGAAAGAGGTGTTATGTCTTGTTTATTCGTCATTTCTGGGAAAAACACCATTGGGGTGTAACACAATTGTAATAACACCACGGACAGTAAGATGTTCAGTTCAATCACATGTGCCGTTATCGCTTCTTCTTTACTGGActcaatttcactttttttggggtggggggaggggttatGTTACGCTTGAATTACTACTGATGTTTGATTTGGGATGTGGGCTACTTCACAAATGAGAATAACAATAGTGCACCTAACTAAAGCAAACTAAtatgttctgttttgattggatccaattgcttgtcaacgatttttttttcatgttcatgACTCAAGTGTGTCCAGTTGAAggtttgaggcttttttttcttctgttgatCAATACTGCTGAGCATATATCAATACAAATTGTCAACCTAACACTTgtctccccttttttttatgttattgcACAACTGACTCTTTGCGGCCCGCCATGCAAAAATCTCATCAGAGCCAGAAAATAAACCAAAATTACTGAACggggctttttaaaatgttttgtaattgAGCATTTTTCTGATTTCCAATTTCAGACAGAAGTTTGAACTTTTTAAATAGGTGAAATTTAACTACTGACAgaatttcataaaaaaatgattttagggGTTTAAAAAACTAATGGAATAAAGATATTTGTAGCTGTTAGGATTATTTTAAGGTATAAAATAGgattacaaaaatgtttaaacaaaataaagtgaaacaaagacaatttaatgtgaGAATGAAGGCAATATAATAAAAGTTGTCATACATGTCCTCTGGCACTGAAGAGGGAACGCAAATGTGGACACGTTTAGCTGCTGCCGAGGTGTTTGGTGTGCCGTCCCTGCGCAATCAACTTTCCTGTGGCCTTGCTAGTCAAGTCGACGGTGGAGAACGCCAACGTCCGCCCTTCCTTCAGTACCTGAGCCGTGATCAGCACGTCCTCGCCTACCTTGGCTGCGTTCATGTAGCTACACAAATGCATACAAGGAAACAAATGGCAAATTTGACAGGAAGATTTCTAAATTTGCCATGGAAAacaattggggggaaaaatgtacaaGTACAAAGATAATTTTACATGAATATTTTAAACAACAGTTTTGATTACTAATTTCacatgtatgtttaaaaaaataattgtgatagAAATAGCATGAATAAGATTAACAAAAAAGTAATCGAAATCTGAAGAGGGAAAACGTACAAATTCTACATTtcagtgaaataaaattgaaattctAGCGCAAAAGGGAGTCATGAAAAATTAGGAGGTGACATTTTGCATTCCAccccaaaatattacaaaaccaaaaaaatggagTAAAACAATCCATTTTATAAATTCTAAATACACTTCATGAAGGAGGAAATATAGGCGAAAATAAAGTGTTAAATTGAATGGGAAATTTAGATTGTTAAACATTCTAAATGACACCTTTTTTATAAAGAAAAATtaatacgattaaaaaaaatcaccagaaaGAAACTTAATCAGGACAAACAACCCGCCCAtctaataaatataataaaagaaataataatgaatataagaaaataaaacacttcaACGTAATTCTGAGACAACATAATTCTGCTCCCttaacactctggaggaggtgggcaataggaggatgctaactaagctaaaagctatgatggacagtccctcccaccgacgctcgttcctaccgactgctgtcaggctgctgaataaataataataatgtgaaatgtgaaaaacaattgtaaatagctctgcgatttatccattttgtatttatattgcacttaattgaacggtgtttgttttttcttctttctgcctacattcttgctgctggaggctgtaaatttccccagtgtgggacaaataaaggatatcttatcttataacattaaaaaaaaatagctaccACGAATGAATCCATTAATTCTAAAAAAACAGACATCCAAACCCCTTGgacttctttgttgttgttgtttgtttttgtacaatgCATTCAAAATTGTTGAAACAGAAGCTTACGTGACGTTCATGTCGACGCTGACTCCGGGCGCCCCCCTGTCGCTGGACATGATGGCCATGGTGGAGATGACGTCCACCAGTGTGGCGGTGAGGCCGCCGTGCAGCGTCCCGAAGCCGTTGGTGTGCTCCTCGGCCACGCGCATCTCGCACACCACCTTGCCCGGCGCCGCAGAGACCACCGCCACCTGAACAAGACATGAGCACCTCAACTTCTGCACACCCGACTCAGATAGTTTCATTGATGTTGACATGACAAATTAACTCACATTGCCGAGGACTCTGTCGAAGCCTGGCTTGTCCTTCATAGCTCGCATAATTTGTTTTAGCGTATTTAAAGACAGTGACGCCATGCAAGCGAAATGAAAAAACGAAAttaaaaagtaccggtattcgCAATGTCAAACGAAATCCGGAAGTTGTTCAGCATCAAATATTTCCGTAGCGAAACAGGACTGGGAAATAGGTCAGATGattgacaaataaaacattacATATGAGTGAATAATCATAAATACTGACccaaaattaaataattaacAATACAATTATCAAAATCAACAATTTCCGAACCAGAACGCTCGTCACATTCATGCTCGGAACTCAAAGGTAAAAACCTCCGGAAGTATTTCACCGGAACACGCGCCTGCTAACGTAAACGACAAGGTAAATGTTTATGtttttatgagttttttttacagcatgGCTTCGACTTTAGACGCCGAAGATGTGGAAGTGAGCCGAACTCGCATGTGCGAAGAGTTTGCCGCCGTGGCGGACACCGATTGCGGCGTGGCGCAGTGCTACCTGGCGGAGAACGACTGGAACGTCCAGGTCTGGTACACATTGGGATTTGGTGAttcccattttgtttcaaatgtgtcattaaGTGAATTGTGTATTCTGCCCATATTTAGTCATGCAAGTATTAACATTCTCATGTCCGCAATGAAACTCAGTTTTGTAGCCAGATATGTTCTAGAGGCTCATAACCTCATCAGATAGCCGTAGGGGTGTGCAAGCTAAGGATCGTTTTCGTAGAAACGAAAGTCCTGATGCCTCACCATAAAGTTTAGGTACCGCCCTTCTGATGATATAAAGAGGTTGTGAATCCCCTGTTTCTCTGCACTCGTGATCCAGACATTGTCTGTAAACCGCTGCTGCCCGGAATATTCTGCAAATAAACCTTTCGAAGgctccagcctgtatttggataaccaacatcctcacCATCCTAAATTCAACGAACACTCGGAGGAAAGAAGTTCCCTCCCCCCAACATAAGTCAAACCAACTTCTCTCTCCTCGCCTAGAGAGCGCTGAACTCTTTCTTCGAGGCCGACATGGAGAAAGTGTTTGAAGCTGAGTGGAACTCAAAGCAGGAGCCTTCAACCAAGGAACACAAAGTGGAGAAGAAAGCTCCTGTTGCAGAAAGGTCggtatgaaaaacaaacaaaaacaagatcacacgttgtttatttttttgtcaaaaactgaAGTGACccatgcaaagaaaatgtaaattacaaCTTTATCACATTATGTGACAAGCACCTTCCTGCCTTACTATGTGATCGCCATGGAACGAATTGCAGCATCGATTTAACGACAGACAGTCCCGACTCGTCCCGTCAATCCACGAAGGATGATGACGGCGGCTCAGGATTGACGATAATCTCATGGAACGTGgatggtctggacacagagaacCTGCTTGAGCGCGCTCGAGGCTTGTGCTCCTACTTGGCAGAGTAAGACACCTTTGACACGAATCGTTTCTCTTTGCATCGGACATATTTTATAATGTCGCCCCCACCCCACATAGATACACTCCCGACGTGGTGCTCCTGCAAGAGCTCATTCCGCCCTATGTGCAGTATTTGAAGAAACGCGCCGTCAGCTACACGATCGTTCAAGGTGAAATGCATTATGGGAATTCATAAGTCTGTTCATGAAAGATGATAAATTATACAGCCGAGTTATTTATCAACATATGAGTTTCATTTTCTGGGATGTTGGCCTCAGGAATAAGCAAACATGCCAAGTGCCACAAATAGTAAACAAAATCttgatttttgcatttgacgTCATGTGAGTTATCGCATCCTTGTTCTCAGTAGctcatttcatgttttgtttttgagcagGGGGTGAAGATGGCTACTTCACCGGCATGATGCTAAAGAAGACGCGTGTCAAGCTGCTGGAAAGCCAAATCGTGGCTTACCCCACCACTAAGATGATGAGGAATCTGCTCATGGCGCAGGTGCACTTATTTCGAACGGGACAGGATTTCGTGTCAAGAAAATGTTCACTTTAaaggggggaatttttttttcattttagaatatttgattttttttttttaatgattctgATGATTTCACAAGAAGTCGAGCTTCGAGACTTTTGTTATAAAAtgttccatttttcatttttttgcagtttaacaaaaaaaaacttggcattTCTTAAGAGGACAAAtgttcatttacaaaaaaatttttttggggggggggtccttttttaaaaagctcaaTCAGGCTAAAGAAAAGTTCATTTtaggaaaaatgtacattttggtcatttcttCCAAAGGAAAATAATTAGGAAAATTTAGCTTTGTTCATTTCAGACGAAAAttgaatttagaaaaaaaatattgggttCTCTCCTCATTCCACAAGAgagaaaatgtcaattttacCAAACAAGGtcatttctgttttctttttttgtggtcattttggggggaaatgagtTTTAGTCCTTTAATCAGAATAAAGTTCAACTTTCCCCAAATTGAGGACTTTTCCTTGTCGTTAGGTGACGCTGAGGGGCGCTACGGTGTGGCTGATGACGTCTCACCTGGAAAGCTGCAAGGCGCATTCTGGCGAGCGCATGACACAGCTGCGCGAGGTGATGCGACGGATGAGCGAGGCGCCCGACGATGTCAGCGTGGTGTTCGCCGGCGACACCAACCTGCGCGACTTTGAGGTGACAGCGGTGGGCCTGCCCCCAGCCGTGTGCGACGTGTGGGAGCGCCTGGGAAGCCGGGAGCACTGCCGCTACACGTGGGACACCCGCGCCAACTCCAACAAGAACGTGCGCTACGCCAGCCGCTGCCGCTTCGACCGCATCTACCTGCGGCCGGCGTGCCGACCCAACGCGCCCCGCCTGGTGCCCGACCACATGGCGCTGGTGGGCTTGGAGAAGCTGGACTGCGGCCGCTTCACCAGCGACCACTGGGGGATCTACTGCAacttcaccaccaccaccgcagaTGACGTCACCCGCCCAAAATAAGCTCAACGTTGCCTTCGTTTCCGCTGCTTTTTCTGCACATCGTTACGGAATCGATTTTTGGATTAGTGCTGGTTCGTTAATGGCTGTTGTTTTGACCCGATGGGAAAGTGTCATATTAGAATATGACCACCAGAGGACGCCACAGTGTCAAATTCGAATGTTGAAGGCTTACTCGCTGCTCTTTTTTGTAATTTGATATAGTTGTATTTTTGAAtgcacaataaatgttttacattgtttttgcTTGTAAACGTACAAAATCGCTACTTTCTCAAATGATATCCTTCCTcaaattgtaactttttttcctaGTAAAACGAAAAGCTTAAAATTAATATTCTTGTAGTTTATGTGCTTTGtttcttgtaaaattacaaATTGGTCTCGCAAGGTAACAATGTACAATTCCGTCTTTTTCTTGTAACAGAACTTTTTCCCATTCATTCcgtttcttgtaaaaaaaattatatattatatttattaacAATTTCTatattcttgtaaaattacaTATTCGCttgttttctcattttcatAATTTGAGGAAAACAGCAACttagtcaaaatatttttctttgcaaaattgcacctgttcaaaatgtatttgcacttttttgtaaaaataatttcTCACTGAATATTACAACCCAACAAgtgctttttaaaatcataatttctaacttcatttttcttttttttgtactttgtgtaAATCTGAAAattctcaaaacatttttttgtagttccactttttttcccacaaagttTTTGTACTTTTATCTTCttaaa
It includes:
- the c7h6orf62 gene encoding uncharacterized protein C6orf62 homolog, producing MMGDPTTRRNQTRNRLRAQLRKKRESLADQFDFKIYIAFVFKDKKKKSALFEVAEVVPVMTNNYEDDILRGVRDSRYSLESSIELLHKDVVQLHAPRYQSMRRDVIGCTQEMDFILWPRNDIEKIVCLLFSRWKGADDEPFRPIQAKFEFQHGDYEKQCLHALTRKDKAGLIMNNPAQSVFLFMDRHHLQGVKSKATVLKLCSLCLHLPQDQLTCWGMGDVEDHLRPYMPD
- the acot13 gene encoding acyl-coenzyme A thioesterase 13 isoform X1, whose product is MVRMLVIQIQAGAFERFICRIFRAAAVYRQCLDHECRETGDSQPLYIIRRAVPKLYGEASGLSFLRKRSLACTPLRLSDEVAVVSAAPGKVVCEMRVAEEHTNGFGTLHGGLTATLVDVISTMAIMSSDRGAPGVSVDMNVTYMNAAKVGEDVLITAQVLKEGRTLAFSTVDLTSKATGKLIAQGRHTKHLGSS
- the acot13 gene encoding acyl-coenzyme A thioesterase 13 isoform X2 codes for the protein MASLSLNTLKQIMRAMKDKPGFDRVLGNVAVVSAAPGKVVCEMRVAEEHTNGFGTLHGGLTATLVDVISTMAIMSSDRGAPGVSVDMNVTYMNAAKVGEDVLITAQVLKEGRTLAFSTVDLTSKATGKLIAQGRHTKHLGSS
- the tdp2b gene encoding tyrosyl-DNA phosphodiesterase 2; the encoded protein is MSFFYSMASTLDAEDVEVSRTRMCEEFAAVADTDCGVAQCYLAENDWNVQRALNSFFEADMEKVFEAEWNSKQEPSTKEHKVEKKAPVAESIDLTTDSPDSSRQSTKDDDGGSGLTIISWNVDGLDTENLLERARGLCSYLAEYTPDVVLLQELIPPYVQYLKKRAVSYTIVQGGEDGYFTGMMLKKTRVKLLESQIVAYPTTKMMRNLLMAQVTLRGATVWLMTSHLESCKAHSGERMTQLREVMRRMSEAPDDVSVVFAGDTNLRDFEVTAVGLPPAVCDVWERLGSREHCRYTWDTRANSNKNVRYASRCRFDRIYLRPACRPNAPRLVPDHMALVGLEKLDCGRFTSDHWGIYCNFTTTTADDVTRPK